The Doryrhamphus excisus isolate RoL2022-K1 chromosome 1, RoL_Dexc_1.0, whole genome shotgun sequence genome includes a window with the following:
- the zgc:136472 gene encoding protein disulfide-isomerase gives MARLSLLGVLTAFCLCVFVASGHEDREAKSLPEEDGVLRLEKANFNTALKKYKQLLVHFYAPLSGDTHRLSEVFQKAAADLQGSEVKLASVDVTKDKELAKELNATSAPNIRLYLFGDKHNAVPCPVPQSSASIVTWLKRRAGSAADLVIADLSQSVSFEEPRVIGFFTDLTSECVQVFYAAAVNLPDVSFEVTQNSDVISKYGVTYDAVLLFKRSELVQVFQMTPQTPAEDLITFVTVYQMDPVTEYSGKTAPRLLSSPVLNHALLFVNKSSADFQELYSEFHHAAEAFRMKILFVLVNVFEPRNGRLMEYFRVRDFEAPLVRLVNLTDHVTYHLPSDTLDADTIKTFCQSYLEGKAKPKMQSEPIPDGWDKRPVKELVGSTFEEVAFHPNKTVFVLFYVPYSPESRGVFPLWEELARALEERDDVVVARMDASANDINMSVQRAYPSFWLFPALHAERALIYTGERKLKDLLDFVYREMEKAKKDRIREDDDRKKYREALKAEEEKKKSNATKDEL, from the exons ATGGCGAGACTGTCGCTGCTGGGGGTCTTGACGGCCTTCTGTTTGTGCGTGTTTGTGGCTAGCGGCCACGAGGACCGGGAGGCTAAATCCCTGCCAGAGGAGGATGGAGTTTTACGGTTGGAGAAGGCGAATTTCAACACAGCGCTGAAGAAATACAAACAGCTTTTGGTGCATTTCT ACGCTCCACTGTCCGGAGACACGCACCGTTTGTCTGAAGTGTTTCAAAAAGCTGCGGCAGATCTTCAGGGGTCGGAGGTCAAACTGGCCTCGGTGGACGTGACGAAAGATAAGGAGCTGGCAAAAGAACTTAACGCAACATCGGCCCCGAACATCAGACTTTACCTTTTTGGGGATAAACACAACGCCGTTCCCTGCCCTG TTCCGCAGAGCTCCGCCTCTATTGTGACGTGGTTGAAAAGGAGGGCGGGGTCTGCTGCCGACCTCGTCATCGCCGATCTGAGCCAATCGGTGAGCTTCGAGGAGCCTCGAGTGATCGGATTCTTTACG gaCCTGACCAGTGAGTGTGTCCAGGTGTTTTACGCGGCTGCAGTGAACCTCCCAGACGTTAGCTTTGAAGTGACGCAAaacagtgatgtcatcagcaaaTATGGCGTCACGTATGATGCCGTGCTGCTTTTTAAACGGTCGGAGCTGGTCCAGGTCTTCCAGATGACCCCTCAGACCCCCGCTGAGGACCTCATCACGTTTGTCACCGTCTACCAGATGGATCCAGTTACGGAATATTCGGGAAAG ACGGCGCCTCGGCTTTTGTCGTCACCCGTTTTGAACCACGCCCTCCTTTTTGTCAACAAAAGCTCGGCGGATTTCCAAGAACTTTACTCAGAATTCCATCATGCCGCAGAGGCCTTCAGGATGAAG ATTTTGTTTGTCCTGGTGAACGTCTTTGAGCCGCGTAACGGCCGCCTGATGGAGTACTTCCGCGTCCGAGACTTCGAGGCCCCTCTGGTGCGATTGGTCAACCTGACCGACCATGTGACCTACCACCTGCCCTCTGACACGCTGGATGCGGACACCATCAAGACCTTCTGCCAGTCCTACTTGGAAGGCAAAGCCAAG ccaAAGATGCAGAGCGAGCCGATACCAGACGGATGGGACAAACGTCCAGTGAAGGAGCTGGTAGGAAGTACTTTTGAAGAAGTGGCCTTCCATCCCAACAAGAcggtttttgtcttgtttt ACGTTCCTTACAGTCCAGAGTCCCGTGGCGTCTTCCCGCTGTGGGAGGAGCTTGCCCGGGCCTTGGAGGAGCGTGACGATGTGGTCGTCGCTCGCATGGATGCCTCGGCCAATGACATCAACATGTCGGTGCAGAGGGCCTACCCGTCGTTCTGGCTCTTCCCGGCGCTTCACGCTGAGCGA GCGCTGATTTACACGGGCGAGAGGAAGCTGAAGGACTTGCTTGATTTCGTCTACAGAGAGATGGAGAAAGCCAAAAAAGACAGAATAAGG gaggaTGACGACAGAAAGAAGTACAGGGAGGCCTTGAAAGCcgaagaggagaagaagaaatcCAACGCGACCAAAGATGAGCTTTAA
- the LOC131130045 gene encoding synaptogyrin-3-like: MEPAAAYGAAKAGNIAFDPVAFFTHPRTILRLLSWVFSIVVFSCIVNEGYINIGSERLLCVFNNNADACNYGITVGVACFLGSIFFLILDAYFPSLSSLRDRRRAVLLDLVFSGLASFLWFVGFCFLANQWQATSPDELPLSQGSDAARATIAFCFFSILTWAVLTLSALRRFLSGSHANLFTWQHLDPAPGHARATPYPIANGATIVTTKPYQAPPFTETLDPQKLTQQHRPVAPAF; encoded by the exons ATGGAGCCAGCGGCCGCCTACGGAGCCGCCAAAGCCGGGAACATCGCCTTCGACCCGGTCGCTTTCTTCACGCATCCTCGGACCATCTTGAGGCTGCTGTCGTGG GTGTTCTCCATCGTGGTGTTCAGCTGCATCGTCAACGAGGGCTACATCAACATTGGCAGCGAGCGCTTGCTCTGCGTCTTTAACAACAACGCCGACGCCTGCAACTACGGCATCACCGTGGGCGTGGCCTGTTTTCTGGGCAGCATCTTCTTCCTCATCCTGGACGCTTACTTTCCCTCCTTGAGCAGCCTGAGGGACCGACGACGCGCCGTTCTGCTCGACCTCGTCTTCTCGG GCCTAGCCAGCTTCCTGTGGTTCGTCGGCTTCTGCTTCCTGGCCAATCAGTGGCAGGCGACGTCTCCCGATGAGCTGCCGCTGTCGCAAGGCTCCGACGCCGCCCGGGCGACCATCGCTTTCTGCTTCTTCTCCATTCTCACGTGG GCGGTTCTGACTCTGAGCGCACTCCGTCGCTTTCTGTCGGGCTCCCACGCCAACCTGTTTACATGGCAACACCTGGACCCCGCCCCTGGCCACGCCCGTGCCACGCCCTACCCCATCGCCAACGGCGCCACCATCGTGACCACCAAGCCCTACCAGGCCCCGCCCTTCACCGAAACCCTGGACCCCCAGAAGCTCACGCAACAACACAGACCGGTGGCGCCGGCCTTCTAG
- the c1h17orf67 gene encoding uncharacterized protein C17orf67 homolog, producing MKTLLVFLVCVVLLTITTDANPIIKESFAKQLLRSKRQERPRKAGHPDEPMREHMIHMQALDQRAQETNMEHWLNPHCYPRCDRNYGYPV from the exons ATGAAGACGCTGCTGGTGTTTCTGGTGTGTGTGGTCCTTCTGACCATCACCACAG ATGCCAACCCCATCATCAAGGAGAGCTTTGCTAAGCAGCTCCTCCGTAGCAAGAGGCAGGAAAGGCCGAGGAAGGCGGGCCATCCTGATGAGCCAATGAGG GAGCACATGATCCACATGCAGGCTCTGGACCAGAGGGCACAGGAGACCAACATGGAGCACTGGCTCAACCCTCATTGCTACCCGCGCTGTGACAGGAACTACGGATACCCTGTCTGA
- the cbx8b gene encoding chromobox protein homolog 8b isoform X1, with translation MELSAVGERVFAAESIIKRRIRKGKIEYLVKWKGWSPKYSTWEPEENILDVRLFAAFEQRYVTRARERKLHRKMSSCALCPADISHPLPNRERERELYGPKKRGPKPKTFLLKAQAKGSAKSYELRHEAVRGMHIAYQTPEPAVTPRAREGLRAVVPTIFPPSAVNRGDAVHVGAPALPLEHHQALRQPNTGKRGPKPLQSLHSSKRKTEEHAGHRPHKLLNVQNGEGRRSFCHKYPENHGHKLHHNRHHHHRSHKWGMSPGGAYKQPYSHRDAHRTKNCYLAPEHSKQQHPPVEKPYFLDRPSPTRLDDDLDQVTWRPALRSVEQVLVTDVTTNLLTVTIKESSTSKGFFKDKR, from the exons ATGGAGCTGTCTGCCGTCGGGGAAAGGGTGTTCGCCGCCGAGTCTATCATCAAACGTAGGATAAGGAAG GGGAAGATCGAGTACCTCGTCAAATGGAAAGGCTGGTCTCCCAA ATACAGCACATGGGAACCGGAGGAGAATATTCTAGACGTCCGCCTGTTTGCCGCCTTTGAGCAGAGGTACGTGACCCGTGCTCGTGAGCGGAAACTTCACCGTAAAATGTCGTCATGCGCACTTTGCCCGGCTGACATTTCACACCCGTTACCGAACAGAGAACGCGAAAGGGAGCTGTACGGGCCCAAGAAGAGAGGCCCGAAACCCAAGACCTTTCTGCTCAAG GCTCAGGCCAAAGGCTCCGCCAAGTCTTATGAGTTGAGGCATGAAGCAGTGCGAGGAATGCACATCGCCTACCAGACCCCAGAGCCTGCTGTGACCCCGAGGGCCAGAGAGGGCCTGCGAGCTGTCGTTCCCACCATTTTCCCACCCAGCGCTGTTAACCGAGGAGACGCCGTACACGTTGGGGCGCCGGCACTGCCCCTTGAGCACCACCAGGCCCTGCGGCAACCCAACACTGGCAAGAGAGGCCCAAAGCCCTTGCAGTCTCTGCAttccagcaagagaaaaacCGAGGAGCATGCCGGCCACAGGCCTCACAAGTTGCTGAATGTTCAGAACGGTGAAGGTAGGAGGTCGTTTTGCCACAAATACCCTGAGAACCACGGCCATAAACTCCACCAtaatcgtcatcatcatcatcggtcACACAAGTGGGGAATGAGCCCTGGGGGGGCCTACAAGCAGCCCTACTCCCACCGTGACGCACACAGGACTAAGAACTGTTACCTGGCACCCGAACACTCCAAGCAGCAGCACCCGCCCGTGGAGAAGCCTTACTTCCTGGACAGGCCTTCCCCGACCCGGCTCGATGACGACTTGGACCAAGTGACGTGGCGGCCTGCTCTGCGCAGCGTGGAGCAGGTCCTGGTGACGGACGTCACCACCAACTTGCTGACTGTCACCATCAAGGAGAGCAGCACCTCCAAAGGCTTCTTCAAGGACAAGAGATGA
- the cbx8b gene encoding chromobox protein homolog 8b isoform X2: MELSAVGERVFAAESIIKRRIRKGKIEYLVKWKGWSPKYSTWEPEENILDVRLFAAFEQRERERELYGPKKRGPKPKTFLLKAQAKGSAKSYELRHEAVRGMHIAYQTPEPAVTPRAREGLRAVVPTIFPPSAVNRGDAVHVGAPALPLEHHQALRQPNTGKRGPKPLQSLHSSKRKTEEHAGHRPHKLLNVQNGEGRRSFCHKYPENHGHKLHHNRHHHHRSHKWGMSPGGAYKQPYSHRDAHRTKNCYLAPEHSKQQHPPVEKPYFLDRPSPTRLDDDLDQVTWRPALRSVEQVLVTDVTTNLLTVTIKESSTSKGFFKDKR, encoded by the exons ATGGAGCTGTCTGCCGTCGGGGAAAGGGTGTTCGCCGCCGAGTCTATCATCAAACGTAGGATAAGGAAG GGGAAGATCGAGTACCTCGTCAAATGGAAAGGCTGGTCTCCCAA ATACAGCACATGGGAACCGGAGGAGAATATTCTAGACGTCCGCCTGTTTGCCGCCTTTGAGCAGAG AGAACGCGAAAGGGAGCTGTACGGGCCCAAGAAGAGAGGCCCGAAACCCAAGACCTTTCTGCTCAAG GCTCAGGCCAAAGGCTCCGCCAAGTCTTATGAGTTGAGGCATGAAGCAGTGCGAGGAATGCACATCGCCTACCAGACCCCAGAGCCTGCTGTGACCCCGAGGGCCAGAGAGGGCCTGCGAGCTGTCGTTCCCACCATTTTCCCACCCAGCGCTGTTAACCGAGGAGACGCCGTACACGTTGGGGCGCCGGCACTGCCCCTTGAGCACCACCAGGCCCTGCGGCAACCCAACACTGGCAAGAGAGGCCCAAAGCCCTTGCAGTCTCTGCAttccagcaagagaaaaacCGAGGAGCATGCCGGCCACAGGCCTCACAAGTTGCTGAATGTTCAGAACGGTGAAGGTAGGAGGTCGTTTTGCCACAAATACCCTGAGAACCACGGCCATAAACTCCACCAtaatcgtcatcatcatcatcggtcACACAAGTGGGGAATGAGCCCTGGGGGGGCCTACAAGCAGCCCTACTCCCACCGTGACGCACACAGGACTAAGAACTGTTACCTGGCACCCGAACACTCCAAGCAGCAGCACCCGCCCGTGGAGAAGCCTTACTTCCTGGACAGGCCTTCCCCGACCCGGCTCGATGACGACTTGGACCAAGTGACGTGGCGGCCTGCTCTGCGCAGCGTGGAGCAGGTCCTGGTGACGGACGTCACCACCAACTTGCTGACTGTCACCATCAAGGAGAGCAGCACCTCCAAAGGCTTCTTCAAGGACAAGAGATGA